The Xenorhabdus doucetiae genome has a window encoding:
- a CDS encoding CoA-acylating methylmalonate-semialdehyde dehydrogenase: protein MEQIKNFIGGQLVDSQSDRISLIFNPATGEAIRKVALSTVHETGYAIESAHLAFEEWSKTSPLKRARILFKFKSLLEENQDRLARLISEEHGKIYSDAVGELTRGLEVVEFACGIPHLQKGEHSANVGTGVDSHSLMQPLGVCAGITPFNFPAMVPMWMFPIALATGNTFVLKPSEKDPSLSVELAKLLQQAGLPDGVFNVVQGDKEVVDVLLTDPRIHAVSFVGSTPIAEYVYATASAHGKRCQALGGAKNHSILMPDADIDMAASAIMGAAFGAAGERCMALSVVLAVGDDIADTLVERLRQQIAQMSVGPGINAGKENDMGPVISKPHREKICGYIRSGVEQGAKLRVDGRGYQVAGYENGYFVGPTLFDYVTPDMKIYQEEIFGPVLVIVRVPDYDTALKLVNQHEYGNGAAIFTRDGETARQFSEDVQAGMVGVNVPIPVPMAFHSFGGWKRSIFGPLNVHGNDGVRFYTRMKTVTSRWPASVRLEHHDSHFVMPTME from the coding sequence ATGGAACAGATTAAAAACTTTATTGGCGGGCAACTCGTTGATAGTCAAAGTGATCGTATTTCACTCATCTTCAACCCAGCCACAGGGGAGGCGATTCGAAAGGTTGCCTTGAGTACCGTTCATGAGACTGGATATGCGATTGAATCTGCTCATCTGGCCTTTGAAGAATGGTCAAAAACTTCGCCATTGAAACGCGCCCGTATCCTGTTCAAATTCAAATCATTACTTGAAGAAAACCAAGACAGATTGGCAAGGCTGATTTCTGAAGAGCATGGAAAAATTTACTCCGATGCGGTGGGGGAATTAACGCGTGGCCTGGAAGTGGTCGAATTTGCTTGTGGTATCCCCCATCTGCAAAAAGGGGAACATTCCGCTAATGTCGGAACAGGAGTGGATAGCCACTCCTTAATGCAGCCATTGGGGGTTTGCGCTGGCATTACACCTTTTAACTTTCCTGCCATGGTACCAATGTGGATGTTTCCCATTGCACTGGCGACGGGGAATACCTTTGTCCTGAAACCCTCTGAAAAAGATCCCTCTCTTTCGGTTGAACTGGCGAAATTATTGCAACAAGCGGGTTTGCCGGATGGCGTGTTTAACGTTGTGCAGGGGGATAAAGAAGTTGTTGATGTGCTGCTGACCGATCCTCGCATTCATGCCGTGAGTTTTGTTGGTTCAACCCCGATTGCGGAATATGTTTATGCCACCGCATCGGCGCACGGCAAACGCTGCCAGGCATTGGGTGGGGCAAAGAACCACAGTATTTTGATGCCGGATGCAGATATAGATATGGCAGCAAGTGCCATCATGGGGGCGGCATTTGGTGCAGCAGGAGAACGTTGCATGGCCTTATCTGTGGTACTGGCGGTTGGGGATGATATTGCAGATACCTTGGTAGAAAGACTCCGGCAGCAAATCGCTCAAATGTCAGTAGGGCCTGGTATTAACGCAGGGAAAGAAAACGATATGGGCCCCGTGATTTCTAAGCCACATAGGGAAAAAATTTGTGGTTACATTCGCAGTGGTGTTGAGCAAGGAGCAAAATTGCGGGTTGACGGGCGAGGGTATCAGGTTGCAGGCTATGAAAATGGCTATTTCGTGGGGCCAACCCTGTTTGATTATGTCACGCCAGACATGAAAATCTATCAAGAAGAGATCTTCGGCCCGGTGCTGGTTATCGTTCGCGTACCCGATTATGACACAGCATTGAAATTGGTTAATCAGCATGAATATGGCAACGGGGCAGCCATTTTCACCCGTGATGGTGAAACGGCTCGTCAATTCAGCGAAGACGTTCAGGCGGGTATGGTTGGTGTAAATGTGCCCATCCCAGTCCCGATGGCGTTTCATAGCTTCGGTGGCTGGAAGCGTTCCATTTTTGGGCCGCTGAATGTACATGGCAATGACGGCGTGCGTTTCTATACCCGCATGAAAACGGTCACCAGCCGTTGGCCGGCCAGTGTACGTTTGGAACATCATGACAGCCATTTTGTGATGCCAACGATGGAGTAG